In Nakamurella antarctica, the following are encoded in one genomic region:
- a CDS encoding helix-turn-helix transcriptional regulator yields MAKTKAERLLNLVIALLNGDKYRDVSWIRAHVDGYDRVDSAAAEEAFFRMFERDKGELRDLGIPLQTNDAGAYRIPPGEFALPEVSFTPAEMAALGLAGRLWETTVLAEAGSGALRKLVDAGAGDAAGDLAVADSITLLQPRVRTSDPAFAPLYAAVQARRAVEFEYRKGSTDAPVIRHLRPWGLVSWKGRWYVVGFDPERGGQRTFRLSRIAGPVKAVGAAGTVTVPPNLDLLAIVMNSTTPEPVRMATVRLATDAAAGLRRKAQLLPADPDYPDFDRVHIHMDHLWDTARSLAGLGPHAVVESPPELIDAVVTLLRGARGGVPA; encoded by the coding sequence ATGGCAAAAACCAAAGCTGAGCGACTCCTTAATCTCGTGATTGCACTCCTCAACGGCGACAAGTATCGAGATGTCTCCTGGATCCGTGCGCATGTCGACGGGTACGACCGGGTCGACTCGGCGGCTGCGGAAGAGGCATTCTTCCGGATGTTTGAGCGGGACAAAGGCGAACTGCGCGATTTAGGGATACCGCTGCAGACCAACGATGCGGGGGCTTATCGCATCCCGCCCGGTGAGTTCGCGCTCCCCGAGGTGTCGTTTACTCCAGCAGAGATGGCAGCTTTGGGCCTGGCCGGACGGCTGTGGGAAACGACTGTCCTGGCTGAGGCTGGTTCGGGCGCGCTGCGAAAACTTGTGGACGCGGGCGCGGGAGATGCGGCCGGAGATTTGGCAGTCGCCGATTCCATCACGCTCCTGCAGCCCAGAGTGAGAACATCCGACCCGGCGTTTGCGCCACTGTATGCGGCGGTCCAAGCCCGGCGCGCCGTTGAGTTCGAGTATCGGAAGGGCAGCACTGACGCTCCCGTGATAAGACACCTTCGACCATGGGGGCTGGTCAGCTGGAAGGGTCGGTGGTACGTGGTCGGGTTCGACCCTGAGCGCGGGGGGCAACGCACCTTCCGGCTGTCCCGAATCGCCGGTCCGGTGAAGGCCGTCGGCGCTGCGGGCACGGTCACGGTCCCGCCAAACCTTGACCTCCTCGCTATCGTGATGAACTCGACGACACCGGAGCCGGTTCGAATGGCCACCGTTCGGTTAGCAACAGATGCGGCGGCAGGTCTGCGTCGCAAGGCACAGTTGCTTCCTGCAGATCCGGACTACCCAGATTTCGACCGCGTGCACATTCACATGGACCACCTGTGGGACACCGCTCGTTCCCTCGCTGGTCTGGGGCCACACGCGGTGGTGGAGTCTCCACCGGAATTGATTGACGCGGTGGTCACGCTGCTCCGAGGCGCCAGAGGCGGGGTGCCGGCGTGA
- a CDS encoding helix-turn-helix transcriptional regulator — protein sequence MSETATDRLARVLAMVPYISRRPGVSISDLAAEFGVNDAQITKDLDLLMVCGLPGYYPDDLIDVVLDEDGGTVSIAFDAGLERPVRLTRDEAVALTVALRSFASLPGLVDADSVYSALAKLELIGAGAQASLQVEAASPAAALGTVREALDSGRQLWIKYYTASRDAVTERTVDPFRVLVTDGHSYLEAYCHRVNAVRHFRVDRIEEAKVLAEPSQEPLWMDAEVPPQMFHPDLSVAPITLVLYPRAHWVAEYYQVELVSQDSGAGALRVRMRPAGDAWLVRLVLSLGGAAVIVDRPDLAERVEELAAQALTAYHHSHVATESELPTD from the coding sequence GTGAGCGAAACTGCGACTGACCGCCTCGCAAGGGTCTTGGCGATGGTCCCTTACATCAGCCGGCGACCCGGCGTGAGCATCAGCGACCTTGCCGCCGAATTCGGGGTCAACGATGCACAAATCACGAAGGACCTGGACCTGTTGATGGTCTGCGGCTTGCCGGGCTACTACCCGGACGACCTGATTGACGTCGTCTTGGATGAGGACGGCGGAACAGTGTCCATTGCATTCGACGCGGGGTTGGAACGGCCGGTGCGGCTCACTCGGGACGAAGCGGTCGCGTTGACGGTGGCGCTCCGCTCGTTTGCGTCGCTACCCGGTTTAGTTGACGCCGACTCGGTGTATTCGGCGCTGGCAAAGCTGGAGCTTATCGGGGCGGGTGCGCAGGCGTCTCTGCAGGTCGAAGCAGCTTCTCCCGCAGCAGCTCTCGGTACGGTGCGGGAGGCGCTTGACTCGGGGCGCCAGCTCTGGATCAAGTACTACACCGCCTCGCGCGATGCGGTGACGGAACGGACGGTCGACCCGTTTCGTGTCCTGGTTACCGATGGTCATTCCTACCTCGAGGCATACTGCCATCGGGTCAATGCGGTGCGGCATTTCCGTGTTGATCGGATCGAGGAAGCGAAGGTCCTCGCCGAACCCAGCCAGGAGCCGCTCTGGATGGATGCCGAGGTGCCACCACAAATGTTTCATCCGGATCTGTCCGTCGCACCGATCACCTTGGTGTTGTACCCGCGTGCGCACTGGGTAGCTGAGTACTACCAAGTCGAACTGGTGAGCCAAGATTCGGGCGCCGGCGCGCTACGGGTTCGAATGCGCCCGGCGGGCGATGCGTGGTTGGTGCGGTTGGTGCTCTCGTTGGGCGGCGCCGCTGTGATCGTGGATCGTCCCGACTTGGCCGAACGGGTGGAAGAGCTGGCTGCCCAAGCATTAACTGCCTATCACCACTCTCACGTCGCCACCGAATCCGAACTTCCCACAGATTGA
- the tatC gene encoding twin-arginine translocase subunit TatC, producing the protein MPLFRRKSAERAADGSMSLMEHLYELRRRMFWAALAIFLGVVVGFIWFNNGVPAWGISSLGRLLIEPYCAADVPKAYGSTGGCDLLALGPFSGLQLQLKAALMAGLVFSSPGWLYQIWAFVTPALYSKERKYALTFVSAAVVLFSVGAVMAYLVIPQALKVLLGFGGDAVISALEADQYYSFLMTLLIVFGLSFELPLFLIALNLVGVISGAQLAKWRRYAIFGLFVLAALVVPGNDPITMLALALSLTLLYEVSLQFAKFSDKRKRRKVGSGGFEGLGDDEASPDPVAEE; encoded by the coding sequence GTGCCCCTTTTTCGCCGGAAGTCCGCTGAGCGAGCGGCCGACGGCAGCATGTCGCTAATGGAGCACCTCTACGAGCTGCGCCGTCGAATGTTTTGGGCGGCACTGGCTATTTTTCTGGGAGTAGTGGTCGGATTTATCTGGTTCAACAACGGTGTACCCGCATGGGGGATCTCATCATTGGGCCGTCTACTGATCGAACCGTACTGCGCCGCCGACGTCCCCAAAGCCTATGGATCCACTGGGGGCTGTGACCTGTTGGCCCTGGGGCCGTTTTCCGGCTTGCAGCTTCAGTTGAAGGCCGCGCTGATGGCCGGGCTGGTGTTTTCAAGCCCTGGGTGGCTTTATCAGATTTGGGCGTTCGTGACGCCCGCGCTGTATAGCAAGGAACGCAAGTACGCGTTGACTTTTGTGAGCGCAGCTGTGGTGTTGTTCTCGGTGGGGGCGGTGATGGCCTACCTCGTCATCCCGCAGGCATTGAAGGTGCTCCTAGGATTCGGTGGCGACGCAGTTATCTCCGCCTTGGAAGCCGATCAGTACTACTCCTTCCTCATGACGTTGCTGATAGTTTTCGGGCTTTCGTTTGAGCTTCCGTTGTTTTTGATCGCGCTCAATCTGGTGGGTGTGATCTCCGGTGCGCAGCTGGCGAAGTGGCGCCGGTATGCGATCTTTGGGCTCTTCGTCCTCGCCGCGCTGGTGGTCCCCGGAAACGATCCGATCACCATGTTGGCGCTGGCTCTCTCGCTCACGTTGTTGTACGAAGTGAGCCTCCAATTCGCCAAGTTCTCCGACAAACGCAAACGACGAAAAGTCGGTTCCGGGGGCTTCGAAGGACTGGGCGATGACGAGGCTTCGCCGGACCCGGTCGCCGAAGAGTAG
- a CDS encoding DEAD/DEAH box helicase, with translation MSNGSEDNSSPAERYLASRERAKYPDLASFVAELPFELDAFQDQGCRALEDGRGVLVCAPTGAGKTVVGEFAVHRALTRGGKCFYTTPIKALSNQKYADLVARYGASSVGLLTGDSSINPHAPVVVMTTEVLRNMLYADSVDLDDLTSVVMDEIHYLADKFRGAVWEEVILHLDASVQLVGLSATVSNAEEFGAWLQEVRGHTTVVVDEHRPVPLWQHMMVGRRMFDLFGKAISSEDGRDEGRPQAYARIDPALAKAAADAEARFSRWGGDSRSQRGTARGSVSGNRGTHFRPPARVDVIEKLDGAGLLPAITFIFSRAGCEAAVEQCVKSGMRLTTQAQRERIRAVIDRRSVDLPEADLAVLGYWEWREALERGIAAHHAGMLPVFKETVEELFVAGLIKTVFATETLALGINMPARTVVLEKLTKYNGEGHVDLTAGEYTQLTGRAGRRGIDVEGHAVVLWAPGMDPRAVAGLASKRLYPLRSSFRPSYNMAVNLTDRLGQQRARQLLELSFAQFQSNATVVGMARQVTRNVENIAAHAVSMECHLGNTEEYFSLINDLAAREKELAKGGGARRREQTQTDLAALRRGDIIAIRGGKRSGLAVILDPMVAADGSSRPLVLTEGTWAGRLASADFSGPVPILGRLRLPKHVEHASPGVRRELAAALLAQGIAAPRREPRRSAGEDAELVVLRRAVRAHPVHGCADRDSHLQWARRRANLFSENAGLSAKVDSARDSLGEALARILGLLRSRGYLAGDRLTDAGRVLSRIWSESDLVVAECLREQLWDHLGAPDLAAVVSALVFEARRDLTTPSHLPTAASAEALAATSKLWASITGEESARGLATSRELDFGFAGAIYTWADGGTLTEALAVAAYGGAELPAGDFVRWCRQVIDLLDQIHTVASEPLASTCKHAVGALRRGVVALVAG, from the coding sequence GTGAGTAACGGATCTGAAGACAACTCGTCGCCGGCAGAGCGCTATCTGGCCTCGCGGGAGCGGGCCAAGTATCCAGATCTGGCTTCGTTCGTCGCTGAACTGCCGTTCGAGCTGGATGCATTTCAAGATCAGGGATGCCGCGCACTCGAGGACGGACGAGGCGTTTTAGTGTGTGCGCCCACTGGTGCGGGTAAGACCGTTGTCGGCGAATTTGCAGTACACCGAGCTCTAACTCGAGGGGGGAAGTGTTTCTACACCACCCCGATAAAGGCCCTGTCCAACCAGAAGTACGCGGATCTGGTGGCGCGGTACGGTGCGTCGTCGGTGGGGTTGCTGACCGGGGACTCGTCGATCAACCCGCACGCACCTGTCGTCGTGATGACCACCGAGGTGTTGCGCAACATGCTGTACGCGGACTCGGTGGATCTGGACGATTTGACGTCGGTGGTGATGGACGAAATTCATTACCTCGCCGATAAGTTCCGCGGGGCCGTGTGGGAAGAAGTGATCCTGCACCTGGACGCCAGTGTGCAATTGGTGGGCCTGTCCGCCACCGTTAGCAACGCGGAAGAATTTGGGGCCTGGTTACAGGAAGTCCGCGGGCACACGACCGTTGTCGTTGACGAGCACCGGCCCGTGCCGCTGTGGCAACACATGATGGTGGGCCGCCGAATGTTCGACCTCTTCGGTAAGGCCATCTCTAGCGAGGACGGCCGGGACGAGGGACGCCCACAGGCATATGCCCGCATCGACCCGGCCCTGGCAAAGGCCGCGGCGGACGCCGAGGCTCGGTTTAGTCGCTGGGGCGGGGACTCCCGTAGCCAACGGGGAACCGCTCGCGGATCGGTGAGCGGAAATCGCGGCACCCACTTCCGCCCGCCAGCCCGCGTTGACGTCATCGAAAAGCTTGACGGTGCTGGTCTTTTGCCCGCCATCACCTTTATTTTTTCACGTGCGGGCTGCGAGGCCGCGGTGGAGCAATGTGTGAAATCCGGAATGCGGCTCACTACCCAGGCTCAGCGAGAGCGGATACGTGCGGTCATCGACCGTCGCAGTGTTGACCTTCCCGAGGCAGACCTCGCGGTGTTGGGTTACTGGGAATGGCGGGAAGCGCTGGAACGCGGAATCGCCGCCCACCATGCCGGGATGCTGCCGGTGTTTAAAGAAACAGTCGAAGAACTCTTCGTGGCGGGCCTGATCAAAACTGTCTTTGCCACCGAAACCCTGGCCCTCGGGATCAACATGCCTGCGCGCACCGTCGTGTTAGAAAAGTTGACCAAGTACAACGGCGAGGGCCACGTCGATTTGACTGCGGGGGAATACACGCAACTCACCGGCCGCGCGGGCAGGCGCGGTATCGACGTGGAAGGCCACGCCGTGGTGCTCTGGGCTCCGGGGATGGATCCGCGCGCCGTGGCAGGTCTGGCCTCCAAACGGCTCTATCCGTTGCGGTCGTCATTCCGACCCAGTTACAACATGGCGGTTAATCTAACTGACCGTCTCGGCCAGCAACGAGCGCGTCAACTGCTTGAGCTCTCGTTCGCGCAGTTCCAGTCCAATGCAACCGTGGTCGGCATGGCCCGACAAGTGACGCGCAATGTCGAAAACATTGCGGCGCACGCGGTGTCGATGGAATGTCACCTGGGCAACACTGAGGAATATTTCTCTCTCATCAACGACCTCGCCGCGCGGGAGAAGGAGCTAGCCAAGGGCGGTGGCGCTCGGCGACGCGAACAGACACAGACCGACCTCGCCGCACTTCGGCGCGGCGACATCATCGCAATTAGGGGCGGCAAGCGCTCCGGCCTAGCGGTCATCCTCGACCCCATGGTGGCTGCTGACGGTAGCTCGAGGCCACTGGTTCTTACGGAGGGCACATGGGCGGGCCGGCTGGCCAGTGCGGATTTTAGCGGACCGGTTCCTATCCTGGGCAGGCTGCGTCTGCCGAAACATGTGGAGCACGCCTCTCCTGGTGTCCGACGGGAGTTGGCAGCGGCGCTTCTGGCCCAGGGAATTGCGGCGCCGCGACGTGAACCTCGCCGCAGCGCCGGAGAGGACGCGGAGCTGGTCGTACTTCGCCGGGCCGTGCGGGCGCACCCGGTACATGGATGCGCAGACAGGGATAGCCATCTGCAGTGGGCGCGACGCAGGGCCAATCTCTTCTCGGAGAATGCGGGGCTATCGGCAAAAGTTGACAGCGCACGCGACTCGCTAGGGGAGGCGCTTGCCCGGATCCTCGGCTTGCTCCGAAGCCGCGGCTACCTGGCGGGGGATCGGCTTACGGATGCTGGCCGTGTTCTTTCTCGGATCTGGTCCGAGAGCGATCTGGTGGTGGCTGAATGCCTTCGGGAGCAGCTGTGGGATCACCTGGGTGCCCCTGATCTAGCTGCCGTGGTTTCGGCACTAGTCTTCGAGGCGCGACGTGACCTCACCACGCCATCGCACCTGCCCACGGCAGCTTCGGCGGAGGCGCTCGCGGCCACGTCGAAGTTGTGGGCAAGCATCACGGGCGAGGAATCGGCCCGCGGGCTGGCAACCAGCCGCGAGTTGGACTTCGGGTTTGCTGGCGCCATCTACACGTGGGCTGATGGCGGTACTCTCACCGAGGCACTGGCGGTCGCCGCATATGGTGGCGCCGAGTTGCCCGCCGGCGACTTCGTTCGATGGTGTCGGCAAGTGATAGATCTTCTGGATCAAATCCACACAGTTGCCTCGGAACCCCTGGCCAGCACGTGCAAACATGCCGTCGGAGCCTTGCGGCGTGGTGTCGTGGCGCTAGTCGCGGGCTGA
- a CDS encoding DUF4333 domain-containing protein has translation MSTPNDSGQSNGNQDPAGAQWPGSGQPQYGQNPAGPPSGAQPVPGYGHVAPDQQGWGQQPPSYDPAQYPQTAVQPTGPQAAQQYGQPVHDPNQQGYGQQSGYGQPAAPIDYGQGGYGQAGYGQGGASQAGYGASAAPTDYGQAGYSQGAPGQAAYGQAGYAQPGAPSAFGQPNAYGQQSAYGQNQAPAYGQAGQPYAQATPYGQPAYGQPAGAPASQQPKKSNTGLIVGILVAVLVLAGAAFILFVKPGVLNKTVFDANAVAKDSLAIITKPVTSGGYGEEGVSEINCPAGKSIDKGTTFDCDVKYADGSKKLITITVTGDPKVDAEKGNYTVGLPR, from the coding sequence ATGAGTACGCCTAATGATTCGGGTCAATCCAACGGCAATCAGGATCCAGCCGGGGCGCAATGGCCCGGCTCAGGGCAGCCGCAGTATGGCCAGAACCCAGCAGGGCCACCGTCGGGTGCGCAGCCAGTGCCCGGGTATGGCCACGTTGCTCCCGATCAACAAGGGTGGGGCCAGCAGCCACCCTCCTACGACCCGGCTCAGTACCCGCAAACGGCAGTCCAGCCCACTGGTCCCCAGGCGGCCCAGCAGTACGGACAACCCGTCCACGATCCGAATCAGCAAGGCTATGGCCAGCAGTCCGGCTATGGCCAGCCTGCCGCGCCGATCGACTATGGCCAGGGCGGATACGGACAAGCCGGCTATGGGCAAGGCGGCGCAAGCCAAGCTGGGTACGGTGCCTCCGCAGCGCCGACCGATTACGGCCAAGCCGGCTACAGCCAAGGCGCTCCGGGGCAGGCCGCCTATGGCCAGGCCGGCTACGCACAACCAGGCGCACCCAGCGCTTTCGGCCAGCCAAACGCCTACGGACAGCAGAGTGCTTACGGTCAGAACCAGGCGCCTGCCTATGGTCAAGCTGGCCAGCCCTACGCGCAAGCCACGCCCTACGGGCAGCCCGCCTACGGGCAGCCAGCGGGCGCTCCCGCAAGTCAGCAGCCAAAGAAGAGCAACACGGGTCTGATCGTGGGAATTTTGGTTGCGGTCCTGGTGCTTGCAGGAGCGGCTTTTATCCTGTTCGTCAAGCCGGGGGTGTTGAACAAGACCGTATTTGACGCCAACGCTGTCGCCAAGGACTCGCTTGCCATCATCACCAAGCCGGTGACCAGTGGCGGCTATGGAGAAGAGGGCGTCAGCGAAATCAATTGCCCCGCAGGGAAGTCCATCGACAAGGGGACGACCTTTGACTGCGATGTCAAATACGCAGATGGATCCAAAAAACTGATCACCATCACCGTAACCGGCGACCCGAAGGTGGATGCCGAAAAGGGCAACTACACCGTCGGTTTGCCGCGCTGA
- a CDS encoding 5'-3' exonuclease, with product MLQLLDLAGIYYRAYYALPASLKSPGGMSINAIRGSLDIMTRVLADAKADKLVACLDLDWRPAFRVAAIPSYKAHRVLPAAPPTDGGPEEVAPDGPEEVPDDLSPQVPVLLEVLAAIGITVAGAPGFEADDVIGTLVHQRTEEVEVVTGDRDLYQVAVDGENRCRVRYIGAGMSKVQLLGAGEVASKHGIPVGRYADFAALRGDPSDGLPGVPGIGDKTAAALVSQFGSLEDLAQAAEDPTSAMPPAQRRKLIAARDYLAVAGTVVRVATGASIIFDPEGDPTLPTEPVDATRLRELVAQYGISAPVNRLVAYLATRS from the coding sequence ATGTTGCAGCTATTGGATTTGGCCGGGATTTACTATCGCGCGTACTACGCCCTTCCCGCTTCACTGAAGTCGCCCGGCGGAATGTCGATCAATGCCATCCGGGGATCACTGGACATCATGACGCGAGTGTTAGCTGACGCCAAAGCAGACAAGTTGGTGGCCTGCCTGGACCTGGACTGGCGGCCCGCTTTTCGCGTCGCCGCCATCCCCTCCTACAAGGCGCATCGGGTGTTACCCGCTGCGCCCCCCACCGACGGTGGACCCGAAGAGGTAGCTCCCGATGGCCCCGAAGAGGTGCCGGATGATTTGAGCCCCCAGGTGCCCGTCCTGCTTGAGGTACTTGCGGCGATCGGCATCACCGTCGCTGGCGCTCCGGGGTTTGAGGCCGACGACGTAATTGGCACCCTGGTCCACCAACGCACCGAGGAAGTTGAAGTCGTCACTGGCGACAGGGACCTCTACCAAGTCGCGGTCGACGGCGAGAACCGTTGCCGAGTAAGGTATATCGGAGCGGGTATGAGTAAAGTGCAGTTGCTCGGCGCCGGGGAAGTCGCAAGTAAGCACGGTATTCCGGTGGGCCGCTACGCTGACTTCGCAGCGCTTCGCGGCGACCCGTCAGACGGGCTGCCGGGTGTCCCCGGGATTGGCGACAAGACCGCCGCCGCGTTGGTGTCGCAATTCGGGTCTCTCGAGGATCTGGCACAGGCGGCCGAGGATCCGACATCGGCGATGCCGCCTGCCCAGCGCCGAAAGCTCATAGCTGCGCGAGACTACTTGGCGGTAGCGGGGACTGTGGTGCGGGTCGCCACTGGCGCATCCATCATCTTTGATCCGGAGGGGGATCCGACGTTGCCGACCGAACCGGTTGACGCAACTCGCCTACGCGAACTTGTTGCCCAGTATGGGATTTCGGCTCCGGTCAACCGGCTTGTTGCCTATCTGGCGACTCGGAGTTGA
- a CDS encoding M24 family metallopeptidase yields the protein MDHHHDADHFSRRLTTLARLLAAAGADVALISPGADLEYLIGHSVASHERLSCLIVPAAGPAQLFLPTLERLGWAGTSAEQLDLAITTWTDGVNPYGALMALLPQQPAVIAVGDHMPALHALNLRAAAGGSELVLAGPMIAELRMRKDHTEVAALSEAGAAIDRVHRRIGEWLRPGRTENQVAADIAAAIVAEGHDRPDFVIVGSGPNGASPHHDASDRVVQPGDAVVIDIGGPMTTGYFSDCTRTYQVAGDPDPDFAAVYEIVKQAQAAGVAAARVGVTAESIDEASRSVIEKAGYGEFFITRTGHGIGLEVHEEPYMVAGNKRELEVGMAFSIEPGIYLPGRFGVRIEDIVVITENGVQLMNNCPTALTVVG from the coding sequence ATGGATCATCATCATGACGCCGACCATTTCAGCCGGCGATTGACCACATTGGCCCGCCTGCTTGCTGCTGCGGGCGCTGACGTGGCTCTCATCTCGCCGGGTGCGGACCTGGAGTACCTGATCGGGCACTCGGTGGCTTCGCACGAGCGGCTGAGCTGCTTGATTGTGCCCGCTGCCGGACCAGCCCAGCTATTTCTACCTACGTTAGAGCGGCTTGGGTGGGCGGGGACGAGTGCGGAACAACTTGATCTGGCGATCACCACATGGACAGACGGGGTCAACCCCTATGGCGCGCTGATGGCGCTGTTACCGCAGCAGCCCGCCGTTATTGCCGTAGGTGACCATATGCCAGCACTGCACGCACTGAATCTACGTGCGGCAGCTGGCGGATCCGAGCTCGTGCTCGCGGGGCCGATGATCGCGGAGCTCAGAATGCGCAAGGACCACACGGAAGTAGCCGCGCTCTCCGAAGCAGGAGCGGCGATTGACCGGGTGCACCGGCGGATTGGCGAATGGCTAAGGCCTGGCCGCACGGAGAACCAGGTCGCCGCCGATATCGCGGCGGCCATCGTCGCAGAAGGCCACGACCGGCCTGATTTCGTCATCGTCGGATCGGGACCGAATGGTGCCAGCCCACACCATGATGCCTCGGATCGCGTGGTGCAACCCGGGGACGCTGTGGTGATCGATATCGGTGGCCCGATGACGACTGGCTATTTTTCCGACTGCACCCGCACGTATCAAGTAGCGGGTGACCCGGATCCAGACTTTGCCGCTGTGTACGAGATCGTCAAGCAGGCGCAGGCTGCGGGTGTTGCTGCCGCCAGGGTGGGCGTCACCGCGGAGTCGATCGACGAAGCCTCGCGCTCGGTGATTGAAAAGGCGGGCTACGGCGAATTCTTTATCACCAGGACGGGTCACGGTATCGGCCTCGAGGTACATGAGGAGCCGTACATGGTCGCTGGCAACAAGCGAGAACTGGAGGTGGGTATGGCCTTTTCGATAGAGCCGGGAATCTATCTGCCCGGCAGGTTCGGCGTCCGCATTGAAGACATTGTGGTGATTACCGAGAACGGAGTCCAGTTGATGAATAACTGCCCCACTGCCCTGACGGTGGTGGGCTGA
- a CDS encoding Lrp/AsnC family transcriptional regulator: protein MLEELDARITAELAEDGRCSYTDLAERVGLSVSAVHQRVRRLEQRGVIRGYAARIGGEQVGLALTAFVSLTPIDPAAPDDYPSRLLHLKQIEACHSVAGVESYILKVRVVSPSALEALLAEIRATANVSTRTTVVLSTPFEDRPPIVAFTKIT, encoded by the coding sequence ATGCTCGAAGAGCTCGATGCACGCATCACCGCGGAGCTAGCCGAAGACGGTCGCTGCTCGTATACCGATCTCGCGGAGCGCGTGGGATTGTCTGTATCTGCTGTGCACCAACGGGTTCGACGACTCGAACAGCGCGGCGTCATTCGTGGGTATGCCGCGCGGATCGGCGGGGAACAGGTGGGGCTTGCGCTGACCGCGTTCGTTTCACTCACTCCGATCGACCCCGCGGCCCCGGATGATTACCCCAGCAGACTCCTGCATCTCAAGCAGATTGAGGCATGCCACTCGGTGGCTGGGGTCGAGTCCTACATCCTGAAGGTTCGGGTGGTATCGCCGTCTGCACTCGAAGCGTTGTTAGCCGAGATCCGAGCTACCGCAAACGTTTCCACTCGGACCACGGTTGTGCTGTCGACACCGTTCGAGGACCGCCCGCCGATTGTTGCCTTCACCAAGATCACCTGA